One window from the genome of Crassostrea angulata isolate pt1a10 chromosome 2, ASM2561291v2, whole genome shotgun sequence encodes:
- the LOC128171757 gene encoding endothelin-converting enzyme 1-like isoform X1, translating to MKPKRGSGPKCAEEKPLRPLKEERPLRSFNSQVAREELSDVWNAETDSDDELSSWDEDVEYRSYTVKKRQSGQQRILQKSFILLLALAVVIIAVLAGVIVWQYFQKSATDQVCYSPECVQASAYILGKMDRTVDPCQDFYRYTCGNWMKTTKIPSSRSHYNIFSEIDDQNKQKIRAILEKSNAMIKKNQSSAVEKAIMYYHTCMDEDTVEKQGVDPIIKFIKDLHSWPLTSAHGLTWTEASWDFLQALTANHLNGFSALFSMSVSVDDKNSSRYIIAFEQSGLSLASREEYFSNHSNYKKIKNGLIEFGGKIGELLGGDNSTVWSGMSDIYNLESQLAQIHVPQEELLDPAKTYHKMKVSELQDLIGSAKLDLRQYLRQVFGRDLGDTSILVYTPKYFRELGGVLNKTSKRVLANYIVWNAINAQVGYFPSKFIEASFLLSKVESGIASVDPRWQRCVSKVNSAFGYASSALYVINHFAKESRSKVLDIVKEIEDAFIKGIPLVSWMDDKTRETAIEKVRKIVQMIGYPDWILDSVQLDKYYENVTLVTGEFLVSHLNIRRESVLRNHNKLGTVPDRQEWHMMPVETNAYYSQSNNQIVFPAGILQRPFFTPSFPMSFNFGTTGMIIGHEMTHGFDNKGRHYDKYGNLNNWWTDQSATSFQSKTSCMVRQYSNYTAENTHLKGERVLGENIADNGGLKTAYMAYRHWVKSKDSNEVKDLPGLTLTQEQLFFVGFGQLWCSYYTPQYTKQAILTDEHTISKFRTIGVVSNSGDFARAFQCAPNTPMNPQIKCQVW from the exons ACACAGTGAAGAAGAGACAGAGTGGACAGCAGAGGATCCTACAGAAGTCCTTCATCCTATTGCTGGCCCTGGCTGTGGTCATCATTGCGGTGTTAGCCGGGGTTATTGTATGGCAGTACTTCCAAAAGTCAGCAACTGATCAG GTATGTTACAGTCCAGAGTGTGTACAGGCCAGTGCTTACATTCTTGGTAAGATGGATCGGACCGTGGACCCCTGTCAGGATTTCTACCGCTACACCTGCGGGAACTGGATGAAGACGACCAAGATCCCATCCTCACGATCCCATTACAACATCTTCTCAGAGATTGATGATCAGAACAAACAGAAAATCAGAGCT ATTTTGGAGAAGAGCAATGCAATGATAAAGAAAAACCAGTCCAGTGCTGTAGAGAAAGCAATAATGTATTACCATACATGTATGGATGAAGACACTGTAGAGAAACAGGGAGTGGATCCAATTATAAAG TTTATCAAAGACCTTCATTCTTGGCCTTTGACCTCGGCCCATGGCTTGACCTGGACTGAGGCATCGTGGGATTTCCTCCAGGCCCTCACAGCCAATCACCTCAATGGGTTCTCAGCACTGTTTAGTATGAGTGTCTCCGTGGACGACAAGAACAGCAGTCGGTACATCATAGCG tttgaaCAGAGTGGTCTGTCCCTGGCTTCTCGGGAGGAATATTTCAGTAACCATTCCAATTACAAGAAGATAAAGAACGGCTTAATTGAGTTTGGGGGCAAAATAGGAGAGTTGTTAGGGGGAGATAACTCCACAGTATGGTCAGGGATGTCTGATATCTACAACCTAGAATCTCAGCTGGCACAG ATCCATGTCCCTCAAGAGGAGTTGCTGGATCCTGCAAAGACGTATCATAAGATGAAGGTGTCTGAACTCCAAGACCTGATTGGATCAGCA AAGTTGGACCTGAGGCAATACCTGAGACAGGTGTTTGGTCGAGATCTGGGGGACACCTCTATTCTTGTGTACACGCCCAAGTACTTCAGGGAGCTCGGAGGGGTGCTGAATAAAACCTCAAAAAG AGTGCTTGCCAACTACATTGTGTGGAATGCAATCAATGCCCAAGTGGGTTACTTCCCTTCCAAGTTTATCGAGGCCAGCTTTCTTCTAAGTAAGGTTGAGAGTGGCATCGCGTCGGTAGACCCGCGGTGGCAACGCTGTGTCAGCAAGGTCAACAGTGCGTTTGGATACGCCAGCAGTGCCCTCTATGTGATTAACCATTTTGCCAAAGAGAGTAGATCCAAG GTATTAGATATAGTGAAGGAGATAGAGGATGCATTTATCAAGGGAATTCCCCTTGTGTCATGGATGGATGACAAAACCAGGGAAACTGCCATAGAGAAGGTCCGGAAAATTGTCCAGATGATTGGCTATCCGGACTGGATCCTGGACTCTGTTCAGCTGGATAAATACTATGAAAAT GTGACCCTTGTGACTGGGGAGTTCCTGGTGAGTCATCTGAACATCAGAAGAGAGTCTGTGTTGAGGAACCACAACAAGTTGGGGACTGTTCCTGATAGACAAGA GTGGCACATGATGCCGGTAGAGACCAATGCCTACTACTCACAATCCAACAACCAGATAGTGTTCCCTGCTGGCATACTACAGAGACCGTTCTTCACCCCCTCATTTCCCAT GTCTTTTAATTTTGGAACAACAGGGATGATCATAGGTCATGAAATGACTCATGGATTTGATAACAAAG GTCGGCACTATGACAAATATGGTAACCTTAACAACTGGTGGACTGACCAATCAGCAACCAGCTTTCAAAGCAAGACTTCCTGTATGGTTAGACAATACTCAAACTACACTGCAGAAAATACTCAT CTGAAAGGAGAGCGTGTTTTGGGGGAGAATATTGCTGATAATGGAGGCCTTAAGACAGCATACATGGCCTACAGACACTGGGTCAAATCAAAAGACTCAAATGAGGTCAAGGACCTTCCTGGACTGACCTTGACCCAAGAACAACTGTTCTTTGTTGGATTTGGGCAG CTCTGGTGTTCCTATTACACTCCCCAGTACACAAAGCAGGCCATTCTAACAGACGAACACACCATCAGCAAGTTCAG AACAATTGGTGTTGTGTCCAATTCTGGGGACTTTGCACGAGCATTCCAGTGTGCCCCTAATACTCCAATGAATCCCCAGATAAAGTGTCAAGTCTGGTGA
- the LOC128171784 gene encoding D-beta-hydroxybutyrate dehydrogenase-like isoform X1, which translates to MALDGKTALVTGFAGAIGSTIAKTLANAGCDVIGIDRVKQKIAQKSIDEIKAGNRQDISYFECDLLKKEDVKKVSLEIKPTCKVDIIVNVAGRLTVDKVEDMTAEDWDEDIGINLTAPFLVIKQFLGSMKEKGWGRILNISSTCGLVARPSMSSYVASKTGLVGLTRAVALESAEFGVTCNAICPSTVDTPLVTKMIKDFQKTSTKSFDEIKEEYLQCLPTKRFTEASQIADLVVFLCSPAGNNITGTAIPVDGGYTTS; encoded by the exons ATGGCCCTCGACGGGAAGACAGCGCTCGTGACTGGGTTTGCTGGAGCCATTGGATCAACCATCGCCAAGACCCTAGCGAATGCCGGATGTGACGTTATTGGTATAGATAGAGTGAAACAAAAAATTGCTCAAAAGTCCATTGATGAAATCAAAGCTgg aAATAGACAAGATATCAGTTACTTTGAATGTGACCTTTTAAAGAAAGAAGATGTCAAAAAAGTTTCTCTGGAAATAAAGCCTACATGTAAAGTTGACATTATAGTTAACGTAGCTG GCCGATTAACGGTTGACAAAGTAGAAGATATGACAGCCGAGGACTGGGATGAGGATATTGGAATCAATTTGACTGCTCCGTTTCTAGTTATCAAGCAGTTTCTCGGTTCTATGAAAGAGAAAG GTTGGGGcagaatattaaatatttcatccACCTGTGGACTTGTGGCCCGGCCCTCAATGTCAAGCTACGTTGCCTCAAAGACAGGATTGGTTGGACTCACGAGG GCAGTGGCTCTCGAGTCAGCAGAATTCGGTGTAACATGTAACGCCATTTGTCCTTCAACAGTTGATACTCCTC tTGTAACGAAGATGATAAAAGATTTTCAGAAGACTTCTACCAAAAGCTTTGACGAAATAAAA GAGGAATATCTACAATGTCTGCCTACAAAACGGTTCACAGAGGCTAGCCAG ATAGCTGATTTGGTTGTATTCCTTTGCTCCCCTGCTGGAAACAATATAACAGGCACAGCGATACCTGTGGATGGGGGCTACACAACATCAtaa
- the LOC128171757 gene encoding endothelin-converting enzyme 1-like isoform X2: protein MSDSEKSKIVESIDKSDLEKARNRMIAEGYRYRSLENRHSDSDSEDDTVKKRQSGQQRILQKSFILLLALAVVIIAVLAGVIVWQYFQKSATDQVCYSPECVQASAYILGKMDRTVDPCQDFYRYTCGNWMKTTKIPSSRSHYNIFSEIDDQNKQKIRAILEKSNAMIKKNQSSAVEKAIMYYHTCMDEDTVEKQGVDPIIKFIKDLHSWPLTSAHGLTWTEASWDFLQALTANHLNGFSALFSMSVSVDDKNSSRYIIAFEQSGLSLASREEYFSNHSNYKKIKNGLIEFGGKIGELLGGDNSTVWSGMSDIYNLESQLAQIHVPQEELLDPAKTYHKMKVSELQDLIGSAKLDLRQYLRQVFGRDLGDTSILVYTPKYFRELGGVLNKTSKRVLANYIVWNAINAQVGYFPSKFIEASFLLSKVESGIASVDPRWQRCVSKVNSAFGYASSALYVINHFAKESRSKVLDIVKEIEDAFIKGIPLVSWMDDKTRETAIEKVRKIVQMIGYPDWILDSVQLDKYYENVTLVTGEFLVSHLNIRRESVLRNHNKLGTVPDRQEWHMMPVETNAYYSQSNNQIVFPAGILQRPFFTPSFPMSFNFGTTGMIIGHEMTHGFDNKGRHYDKYGNLNNWWTDQSATSFQSKTSCMVRQYSNYTAENTHLKGERVLGENIADNGGLKTAYMAYRHWVKSKDSNEVKDLPGLTLTQEQLFFVGFGQLWCSYYTPQYTKQAILTDEHTISKFRTIGVVSNSGDFARAFQCAPNTPMNPQIKCQVW from the exons ATGAGCGACTCAGAGAAATCAAAAATTGTAGAAAGCATAGATAAATCCGACCTGGAGAAAGCACGTAACAGGATGATTGCGGAGGGTTACCGATATCGGAGCCTTGAGAACCGCCACTCGGATAGTGATTCCGAGGATG ACACAGTGAAGAAGAGACAGAGTGGACAGCAGAGGATCCTACAGAAGTCCTTCATCCTATTGCTGGCCCTGGCTGTGGTCATCATTGCGGTGTTAGCCGGGGTTATTGTATGGCAGTACTTCCAAAAGTCAGCAACTGATCAG GTATGTTACAGTCCAGAGTGTGTACAGGCCAGTGCTTACATTCTTGGTAAGATGGATCGGACCGTGGACCCCTGTCAGGATTTCTACCGCTACACCTGCGGGAACTGGATGAAGACGACCAAGATCCCATCCTCACGATCCCATTACAACATCTTCTCAGAGATTGATGATCAGAACAAACAGAAAATCAGAGCT ATTTTGGAGAAGAGCAATGCAATGATAAAGAAAAACCAGTCCAGTGCTGTAGAGAAAGCAATAATGTATTACCATACATGTATGGATGAAGACACTGTAGAGAAACAGGGAGTGGATCCAATTATAAAG TTTATCAAAGACCTTCATTCTTGGCCTTTGACCTCGGCCCATGGCTTGACCTGGACTGAGGCATCGTGGGATTTCCTCCAGGCCCTCACAGCCAATCACCTCAATGGGTTCTCAGCACTGTTTAGTATGAGTGTCTCCGTGGACGACAAGAACAGCAGTCGGTACATCATAGCG tttgaaCAGAGTGGTCTGTCCCTGGCTTCTCGGGAGGAATATTTCAGTAACCATTCCAATTACAAGAAGATAAAGAACGGCTTAATTGAGTTTGGGGGCAAAATAGGAGAGTTGTTAGGGGGAGATAACTCCACAGTATGGTCAGGGATGTCTGATATCTACAACCTAGAATCTCAGCTGGCACAG ATCCATGTCCCTCAAGAGGAGTTGCTGGATCCTGCAAAGACGTATCATAAGATGAAGGTGTCTGAACTCCAAGACCTGATTGGATCAGCA AAGTTGGACCTGAGGCAATACCTGAGACAGGTGTTTGGTCGAGATCTGGGGGACACCTCTATTCTTGTGTACACGCCCAAGTACTTCAGGGAGCTCGGAGGGGTGCTGAATAAAACCTCAAAAAG AGTGCTTGCCAACTACATTGTGTGGAATGCAATCAATGCCCAAGTGGGTTACTTCCCTTCCAAGTTTATCGAGGCCAGCTTTCTTCTAAGTAAGGTTGAGAGTGGCATCGCGTCGGTAGACCCGCGGTGGCAACGCTGTGTCAGCAAGGTCAACAGTGCGTTTGGATACGCCAGCAGTGCCCTCTATGTGATTAACCATTTTGCCAAAGAGAGTAGATCCAAG GTATTAGATATAGTGAAGGAGATAGAGGATGCATTTATCAAGGGAATTCCCCTTGTGTCATGGATGGATGACAAAACCAGGGAAACTGCCATAGAGAAGGTCCGGAAAATTGTCCAGATGATTGGCTATCCGGACTGGATCCTGGACTCTGTTCAGCTGGATAAATACTATGAAAAT GTGACCCTTGTGACTGGGGAGTTCCTGGTGAGTCATCTGAACATCAGAAGAGAGTCTGTGTTGAGGAACCACAACAAGTTGGGGACTGTTCCTGATAGACAAGA GTGGCACATGATGCCGGTAGAGACCAATGCCTACTACTCACAATCCAACAACCAGATAGTGTTCCCTGCTGGCATACTACAGAGACCGTTCTTCACCCCCTCATTTCCCAT GTCTTTTAATTTTGGAACAACAGGGATGATCATAGGTCATGAAATGACTCATGGATTTGATAACAAAG GTCGGCACTATGACAAATATGGTAACCTTAACAACTGGTGGACTGACCAATCAGCAACCAGCTTTCAAAGCAAGACTTCCTGTATGGTTAGACAATACTCAAACTACACTGCAGAAAATACTCAT CTGAAAGGAGAGCGTGTTTTGGGGGAGAATATTGCTGATAATGGAGGCCTTAAGACAGCATACATGGCCTACAGACACTGGGTCAAATCAAAAGACTCAAATGAGGTCAAGGACCTTCCTGGACTGACCTTGACCCAAGAACAACTGTTCTTTGTTGGATTTGGGCAG CTCTGGTGTTCCTATTACACTCCCCAGTACACAAAGCAGGCCATTCTAACAGACGAACACACCATCAGCAAGTTCAG AACAATTGGTGTTGTGTCCAATTCTGGGGACTTTGCACGAGCATTCCAGTGTGCCCCTAATACTCCAATGAATCCCCAGATAAAGTGTCAAGTCTGGTGA
- the LOC128171784 gene encoding D-beta-hydroxybutyrate dehydrogenase-like isoform X2 — MALDGKTALVTGFAGAIGSTIAKTLANAGCDVIGIDRVKQKIAQKSIDEIKAGNRQDISYFECDLLKKEDVKKVSLEIKPTCKVDIIVNVAGRLTVDKVEDMTAEDWDEDIGINLTAPFLVIKQFLGSMKEKGWGRILNISSTCGLVARPSMSSYVASKTGLVGLTRAVALESAEFGVTCNAICPSTVDTPLVTKMIKDFQKTSTKSFDEIKIADLVVFLCSPAGNNITGTAIPVDGGYTTS; from the exons ATGGCCCTCGACGGGAAGACAGCGCTCGTGACTGGGTTTGCTGGAGCCATTGGATCAACCATCGCCAAGACCCTAGCGAATGCCGGATGTGACGTTATTGGTATAGATAGAGTGAAACAAAAAATTGCTCAAAAGTCCATTGATGAAATCAAAGCTgg aAATAGACAAGATATCAGTTACTTTGAATGTGACCTTTTAAAGAAAGAAGATGTCAAAAAAGTTTCTCTGGAAATAAAGCCTACATGTAAAGTTGACATTATAGTTAACGTAGCTG GCCGATTAACGGTTGACAAAGTAGAAGATATGACAGCCGAGGACTGGGATGAGGATATTGGAATCAATTTGACTGCTCCGTTTCTAGTTATCAAGCAGTTTCTCGGTTCTATGAAAGAGAAAG GTTGGGGcagaatattaaatatttcatccACCTGTGGACTTGTGGCCCGGCCCTCAATGTCAAGCTACGTTGCCTCAAAGACAGGATTGGTTGGACTCACGAGG GCAGTGGCTCTCGAGTCAGCAGAATTCGGTGTAACATGTAACGCCATTTGTCCTTCAACAGTTGATACTCCTC tTGTAACGAAGATGATAAAAGATTTTCAGAAGACTTCTACCAAAAGCTTTGACGAAATAAAA ATAGCTGATTTGGTTGTATTCCTTTGCTCCCCTGCTGGAAACAATATAACAGGCACAGCGATACCTGTGGATGGGGGCTACACAACATCAtaa